TTCTTCTTTTCACTGTTCGACCCGGGCAACAGCCTGAAATTCATGATGGGCGCCTCGGTTCGAAGCCTCGCCATCATTGGTATTGCCGCGTTTATCTCCGGAATTTTGTCGCGCTGGATTGCCAAGACCATCACCCTGTCACCGGAAACGCAGCGTAACTATCCGGAGCTGCAAAAGCGGCTGAATGGCTGGCTGTCGGCGTCGCTGAAAGCCGCGCGGATCCTGACGGTATGCGTTTCGGTGATGCTGCTGCTCAGCGCCTGGGGACTGTTCGATTTCTGGAACTGGCTGCACAACGGCGCGGGCGAAAAAACGGTGGATGTGCTGATCCGCATTGCGCTGATTTTATTCTTCTCGGCCATCGGCTGGACGCTGCTGGCGAGTCTGATTGAAAACCGGCTGGCATCAGATATTCATGGTCGTCCGCTGCCGAGCGCCCGCGCCCGCACGCTGCTGACGCTGTTCCGCAATGCCCTGGCGGTGGTCATCAGTACGATCACGGTGATGATCCTGTTGTCGGAAATTGGCGTGAACATCGCACCGCTGCTGGCGGGTGCCGGTGCATTGGGGCTGGCGATTTCCTTTGGTTCCCAGACACTGGTGAAAGACATCATCACCGGAATTTTCATTCAGTTTGAGAACGGGATGAACACCGGAGATTTAGTCACCATCGGGCCGCTGACCGGCACGGTGGAACGGATGTCGATTCGTTCGGTGGGCGTGCGGCAGGATACCGGGGCGTACCACATTATTCCGTGGTCCTCGATTACGACCTTCGCCAACTTCGTGCGCGGCATTGGTTCGGTGGTCGCGAATTACGATGTAGATCGCGGGGAAGACGTTGAGAAGGCCAATGACGCCCTGAAAGCGGCGGTGACGGAACTGATGGAGCAGGAAGATATTCGCGGGCTGGTGATAGGGGAACCGTCGTTTGCCGGGCTGGTGGGGCTGACCAACACCGCCTTCACACTGCGAGCGTCGTTCACTACCCTGCCGTTAAAACAGTGGACGGTGCGTTTTGCGCTGGATGCGCAGGTGAAGAAGCACTTCGATAAAGCGGGGATACGCGCCCCGGTGCAGACGTATCAGGTGCTGCCTGCGCCTGGTAACCCAGCGTTAGCAGCACCTGAGCCGCCAACGCCGAATCAACCGACGCTGTGATGATTAACGGGCGCGAGCAACAAAGCGACGACGCTTGTCCTCATCGAGGAAAGTCCAGGCGATGAAGCGGCTTTGCTTCTGACCCTGGGCCATCTCTTTTTTCACCACTTTCACCGCTCCGGCTTCGGTCAGCGCGGAATAAAGCATCGGCAGGTTATCGCCACGCGATACCAGCGAGGTGAACCACATCACCTGCCGACCATACTCGCGGCTTTCGGCTATCATCTTGCGGATAAAGGCCACTTCACCGCCTTCGCACCACAGTTCCTGATTCTGACCGCCAAAGTTCAGGGTGTCGTGTTTCTGCTGGCCGAGGTTGCGACGCTTACGTTCGTTGCCTTCGCGCGCACTTTCAGCGGAATCATGGAACGGCGGGTTGCAGACCATCGCCTCGAAGAATTCATTTTTGTGGATCATACCCGCGAGGATCGCCTGTTCATCCTTTTGACGACGCAAACGAATCTGACGGCTCATGCCCGGATTGGCATCAATAATCGCCTGCGCCGCAGTCAGGGCTTCAGCGCTCACTTCGGTGCCGGTGAAACGCCAGCCATATTCGTGGCTGCCAATCAGCGGATAAATCAGGTTAGCGCCGGTACCGATATCCAGCACGCTGGCGTTTTGCGGCAGGCTGCCGTTCGCTTCAGTCAGCAAATCCGCCAAATGATGCATGTAGTCTGCACGGCCAGGGACCGGTGGGCAGAGGAAACCTTCTGGAATATTCCACGCTTTCACCTGATAAAAGTGCGCCAGCAGCGCCTGATTCAGGGTCTTTACCGCGTCGGGATCGGCAAAGTTAATGGTCTGCTCCCCGGCCGGGTTGGAGACGATAAACGCTGCCAGTGCCGGTGTTTCCTTGCACAGTGCGGGTAAATCGTATCGGTCGTGGTGACGATTACGCGGGTGTAATCCTGGCTTTTGAGCTTTCATAGCTTCCTCCTGTTGACGGCGCGTAAGATACCCGTTGACGCGGGTGGCGTAAATAAGTGAGTCTTCTTATTATTTCACGTGACAGGTGCACTATGTATTTTTATCAGCCTTCAGACGGCCACGGACTGCCGCACGACCCGCTTAATGCCATCATTGGCCCACGCCCTATCGGCTGGATTGCCTCCGTCGATGCGCACGGCAAACGCAATCTGGCGCCGTACAGCTTCTTCAACTGCTTCAATTATCGGCCACCGATTATCGGCTTCGCCAGCAGCGGCTGGAAAGACAGCGTGCAAAATATCGTTGAGACGCGCGAATTTGTCTGGAATCTCACGACGTTCGACCTTGCCAGCGCCATGAATGAAACCTCGGCCAGCCTCGCTCACGGCGAAGATGAGTTTGTCCGCGCCGGACTGACGCCTGTCGAAAGCCGTCTGGTACGCGCCCCGCGCGTGGCGGAAAGCCCGGTGAATTTCGAATGCCGCTTATCGCAGTGCATTCAGCTCACTGGCGCAGACGGCACGGCGGTGGATACCTGGCTGGTGCTCGGTGAAGTGGTGGCGGTGCACATTGATGAATCGCTGCTGGAAAACGGCATTTATCAGACCGCAAAAGCCAAACCGGTGCTGCGTGCTGGCGGCCCAAGCGCTTATTACAGCATCGACGAAAGCCAACGTTTTGATCTAACTCGCCCCGACGCCCGATAATTTCTCATTCGATCAGCCACTTATTTGTGGCTGATTTGTCAGCTTTTCGTCAAAAAATGTCGTTCAAAAAACGAGCAGATCATCATCAGTTTTTTGCGGCATGTCACATTTCCTCAGCACCTACACTTACGTTATCCCCGTGGATACAGAGAGGATGTGCACATGAAAAGATTGTTGCTCGTGGTCGCTGCTGGTGCGTTGTCGATGCTCTCTTTTTCGGCTTCCGCCGAACCTCAACAACTGATGAAAGATGATACCGGACAATTGCGTCCGTCAGGGACAGTGTCGGTTTCTGGAGCTGATGACTTTGGCGATCTTCAGGCTAAGCTTGCAGAAAAAGCGCAGCAGGAAGGGGCTAAAGGTTACGTGGTTAACTCCGCCAGCGGTGATAACAAAATGTTCGGCACCGCTACCATCTACAAATAAACTGTTGAAGTTATTCCGTTCAGAAAAGCGCCTCATATCGCAGGCGCTTTCTTTTTTGC
This DNA window, taken from Scandinavium goeteborgense, encodes the following:
- the rlmF gene encoding 23S rRNA (adenine(1618)-N(6))-methyltransferase RlmF; this encodes MKAQKPGLHPRNRHHDRYDLPALCKETPALAAFIVSNPAGEQTINFADPDAVKTLNQALLAHFYQVKAWNIPEGFLCPPVPGRADYMHHLADLLTEANGSLPQNASVLDIGTGANLIYPLIGSHEYGWRFTGTEVSAEALTAAQAIIDANPGMSRQIRLRRQKDEQAILAGMIHKNEFFEAMVCNPPFHDSAESAREGNERKRRNLGQQKHDTLNFGGQNQELWCEGGEVAFIRKMIAESREYGRQVMWFTSLVSRGDNLPMLYSALTEAGAVKVVKKEMAQGQKQSRFIAWTFLDEDKRRRFVARAR
- a CDS encoding flavin reductase family protein, translated to MYFYQPSDGHGLPHDPLNAIIGPRPIGWIASVDAHGKRNLAPYSFFNCFNYRPPIIGFASSGWKDSVQNIVETREFVWNLTTFDLASAMNETSASLAHGEDEFVRAGLTPVESRLVRAPRVAESPVNFECRLSQCIQLTGADGTAVDTWLVLGEVVAVHIDESLLENGIYQTAKAKPVLRAGGPSAYYSIDESQRFDLTRPDAR
- a CDS encoding YdgH/BhsA/McbA-like domain containing protein — encoded protein: MKRLLLVVAAGALSMLSFSASAEPQQLMKDDTGQLRPSGTVSVSGADDFGDLQAKLAEKAQQEGAKGYVVNSASGDNKMFGTATIYK
- the ybiO gene encoding mechanosensitive channel protein, which translates into the protein MPWILLLVATLFCAPLQAVTLPGVTTSATSTTSQTPPVEPDAAQKKAAYAALADVLENDSSRQELIKQLRSAAATPPKEKVPQLTPPPVSEEKTVLESVTDVSRHYGEALSTRFAQLWRNITTGQHKPFNSHTFSNAVTHFLLLAALVFAFYGLLRLCALPLYRKMGKWGRKKNRDRSNWLHLPAMITAAMIIDLLLLALTLFVGQVLSDRLNGGSRTVAFQQSLFLNAFALIEFFKAILRLIFCPRVPDLRPFTFQDESARYWSLRLSLLSGVIGYGLIVAVPIISNQVNVQTGALANVVIMLCITAWALWLIFHNKKAITESLIGLANRSLAFFSLFIRAFALVWHWLASAYFIVLFFFSLFDPGNSLKFMMGASVRSLAIIGIAAFISGILSRWIAKTITLSPETQRNYPELQKRLNGWLSASLKAARILTVCVSVMLLLSAWGLFDFWNWLHNGAGEKTVDVLIRIALILFFSAIGWTLLASLIENRLASDIHGRPLPSARARTLLTLFRNALAVVISTITVMILLSEIGVNIAPLLAGAGALGLAISFGSQTLVKDIITGIFIQFENGMNTGDLVTIGPLTGTVERMSIRSVGVRQDTGAYHIIPWSSITTFANFVRGIGSVVANYDVDRGEDVEKANDALKAAVTELMEQEDIRGLVIGEPSFAGLVGLTNTAFTLRASFTTLPLKQWTVRFALDAQVKKHFDKAGIRAPVQTYQVLPAPGNPALAAPEPPTPNQPTL